A genomic segment from Diadema setosum chromosome 11, eeDiaSeto1, whole genome shotgun sequence encodes:
- the LOC140234674 gene encoding uncharacterized protein, which translates to MATRIALLNAKRNQNKENVRCQKCLEMGHWTYECTGKRKYVHRPSRISTLNKKLKQRQREEKEGAQAGKPSNGESNSDDDSESSSGTIDSDSSSTITSSEESSDSESEGSSDSDSESGSSGTSDSDSDSNSSVDSVPRKKRKR; encoded by the exons TCAAAACAAGGAGAATGTGCGATGCCAGAAGTGCCTTGAGATGGGGCACTGGACTTACGAGTGCACGGGCAAGAGGAAGTACGTCCATCGGCCATCCAGAATATCAACACTCAACAAGAAGCTGAAGCAGAGGCAGCGGGAAGAGAAGGAAGGAGCACA AGCCGGAAAGCCATCAAATGGTGAAAGCAATTCAGACGACGACAGTGAATCATCCTCAGGGACCATCGACTCTGATTCCTCATCGACAATCACTAGCTCTGAAGAGTCGAGTGACAGCGAGTCAGAGGGAAGCTCAGACAGCGATTCAGAGTCGGGATCGTCAGGAACCAGCGACTCCGACTCTGACAGTAACAGCAGTGTTGACAGCGTGCCACGGAAAAAACGCAAACGCTGA